A single region of the Cryptococcus decagattii chromosome 4, complete sequence genome encodes:
- a CDS encoding replication factor C subunit 4, which produces MASGSSSNNNVIPATAKHTDAEGYEMPWVEKYRPVLLDDIVGNSDTVERLKVIAEDGNLPHIIISGMPGIGKTTSIHCLAHALLGEAYKEGVLELNASDERGIDVVRNKIKSFAQRKVTLPPGRHKIIILDEADSMTAGAQQALRRTMEIYSNTTRFALACNMSSKIIEPIQSRCAILRYSKLNDAEVLKRLKEICDMESVKHNDEGLAALIFTAEGDMRQAINNLQSTWSGFGFVSQDNVFKICDQPHPIVIRQMIKDCQHGKIDEALARVNALWDQGYSAVDIVVTVFRVVKGMEELPEYLKLEFIREIGWTHMRILEGVGTLVQLGAMIARLNKFALPPNTLKI; this is translated from the exons ATGGCATCCGGATCCTCATCGAACAATAATGTCATCCCGGCCACGGCTAAACATACCGATGCTGAAGGTTACGAAATGCCCTG GGTGGAGAAGTATCGCCCGGTCCTTTTGGACGATATTGTTGGCAACTCGGATACCGTTGAACGGCTGAAGGTCATTGCCGAGGATGGTAACTTACCGcatatcatcatctctgGTATGCCAGGTATCGGAAAAACCACTTCTATACACTGCCTGGCACATGCGCTTCTGGGAGAAGCGTACAAAGAGGGGGTGCTGGAGCTGAATGCATCCGACGAGCG AGGTATCGACGTGGTCCGAAACAAAATTAAGTCATTCGCGCAAAGAAAAGTCACCCTCCCACCTGGAAGACATAAAATTATCATTCTTGATGAAGCGGATTC AATGACGGCCGGTGCTCAACAAGCCCTTCGTCGAACTATGGAGATCTACTCCAACACTACTCGTTTTGCCCTCGCCTGTAACATGTCCAGCAAGATCATTGAACCTATACAAAGTCGATGTGCAATCTTAAGATATAGCAAGCTTAATGATGCCGAGGTATTGAAGCGACTTAAGGAAATTTGTGACATGGAGAGT GTCAAGCACAATGACGAAGGCCTCGCCGCACTCATTTTCACTGCTGAGGGCGACATGCGTCAAGCAATTAACAATCTCCAATCTACCTGGTCAGGTTTCGGCTTTGTCAGCCAAGATAACGTATTCAAAATTTGCGATCAACCCCATCCTATTGTTATCCGTCAAATGATCAAAGACTGCCAACATGGCAAAATTGATGAAGCCCTTGCCAGAGTGAATGCGCTTTGGGATCAAGGATACTCGGCGGTGGATATTGTTGTGACCGTGTTCAGAGTCGTCAAAGGCATGGAGGAGCTGCCAGAGTACTTAAAGTTAGAGTTCATCCGC GAGATTGGCTGGACTCATATGCGTATCCTTGAAGGCGTTGGAACGCTCGTCCAACTGGGCGCCATGATTGCTCGGTTGAACAAGTTCGCTCTTCCCCCTAATACCCTCAAAATATAG
- a CDS encoding phosphatidylserine decarboxylase has protein sequence MFFPQYGRVLTRSVNISYRHPTSVPICARFRRETVAASRPFIRSNSTKPPKFEPSGFKAESRKIGSTENVENHESSKGKPLNEKVAQAWSTPTKWYPIPIALGALVLLAVQYRKQTRGEIEVETQGPEGAVIRKSGDRVDGPWQVRVLGALPLRSLSRLWGYLNGLVLPVWFRPFGFKLYATIFGCNLDEVPKDLKEYESLGDFFYRELKDGARPIAEAPMVSPADGRVLHFGEIAGERVEQVKGITYSLEALLGSQSDIHGHPIEIPRSRSEIVDDEHFAKINNIPYSLSALLGQGPREKGAEASYSEAEPVGKIEDASHPPEGQELGHDASVAASLGTSALGSKTDGSTKLPSLSENSKLFFLVIYLAPGDYHRFHSPTTWIVERRRHFTGDLFSVSPYIANRMKNLFVLNERVALLGRWKYGFYSMIPVGATNVGSIKVNFDEALRTNTRVLTHPPKTYTEATYNSASILKGQPLLAGDEMGGFKLGSTIVLVFEAPENWKFNLTAGERVKVGQPLGAFEE, from the exons ATGTTTTTCCCTCAGTACGGGCGAGTCCTAACTCGATCGGTAAACATCTCTTATCGGCATCCGACATCTGTTCCAATTTGCGCCCGTTTTCGCCGTGAGACTGTCGCAGCATCTCGTCCCTTTATAAGATCCAATAGTACAAAACCCCCGAAATTTGAACCATCAGGCTTCAAGGCGGAATCCAGGAAAATAGGATCAACAGAAAATGTTGAGAACCATGAGAGCTCAAAAGGCAAACCCCTGAACG AAAAGGTGGCTCAAGCCTGGTCTACACCTACCAAATGGTACCCTATTCCCATTGCTCTCGGCGCGCTTGTATTACTAGCAGTCCAGTACCGCAAGCAAACTCGTGGCGAAATTGAGGTAGAAACACAGGGACCAGAAGGGGCGGTCATTAGAAAGTCTGGGGACCGAGTGGATGGTCCATGGCAG GTACGAGTATTGGGTGCTCTCCCACTGCGGTCTCTCTCACGATTGTGGGGCTATCTCAACGGCCTTGTGCTGCCCGTCTGGTTTCGTCCGTTCGGCTTCAAGCTATATGCCACGATCTTTGGTTGTAACCTTGATGAAGTGCCTAAAGACCTCAAAGAGTATGAGAGCTTGGGAGATTTCTTCTACCGAGAGCTTAAGGATGGTGCGAGACCTATAGCTGAAGCGCCTATG GTATCACCGGCTGATGGCCGAGTCCTTCATTTTGGAGAAATTGCTGGCGAGCGCGTCGAACAGGTCAAGGGTATCACGTACTCTCTTGAAGCCCTCCTTGGCTCTCAATCCGATATCCATGGTCATCCAATCGAAATTCCACGCAGTCGGTCTGAGATCGTAGACGATGAACACTTTGCCAAAATCAATAATATTCCCTACTCTCTCTCAGCCCTCCTTGGTCAAGGTCCCAGAGAGAAGGGGGCTGAAGCTAGCTACTCCGAGGCCGAGCCCGTAGGCAAGATTGAAGATGCCAGTCATCCACCAGAGGGTCAGGAGCTTGGGCATGACGCGTCAGTTGCTGCGTCCTTGGGTACCAGCGCTCTTGGCTCCAAGACCGATGGTTCTACCAAGCTGCCTAGTCTATCTGAAAATAgcaagctcttcttccttgtcATCTATCTTGCTCCTGGTGACTATCACCGATTCCACTCCCCCACAACGTGGATAGTTGAGCGTCGTCGACACTTTACCGGCGATCTTTTCTCGGTCTCACCATACATCGCCAATAGGATGAAGAACTTGTTCGTGCTAAATGAACGTGTCGCCCTGCTCGGTCGTTGGAAGTATGGCTTCTATTCAATGATTCCTGTGGGTGCCACCAATGTCGGTTCAATCAAAGTGAATTTCGATGAGGCCCTGCGTACAAACACACGTGTCCTCACTCACCCTCCCAAGACCTACACGGAAGCCACGTATAACTCAGCGTCCATATTGAAGGGACAACCGCTTCTGGCCGGTGACGAAATGGGTGGCTTTAAGTTGGGCAGTACCATTGTTCTTGTGTTCGAGGCGCCTGAGAACTGGAAATTCAACTTAACAGCTGGCGAAAGGGTTAAAGTCGGGCAACCTTTAGGGGCGTTCGAAGAATAG